From the genome of Cyprinus carpio isolate SPL01 chromosome B24, ASM1834038v1, whole genome shotgun sequence:
TGGTGTAGTTGTGACGTCAGAACCCAGAAAAATAATTCACAGCTGATTCCTTCAAGATTTTCCTATATGGGCTTTTATAATGGGGTTTtccaatttatgagtaaaataaagcctgtgttAAACAAAGCTTGAAAATGCTTTGACCATTTGTTCTACAACATAaactacacacactcacttccCAAACTGTCTTATCTAGCTAATTATTAGAAACATatgttttcaaatataaacatAGCTGCTTCAGAATTCGTTTTCGGTATTTTCGTCACAATAGATAAGTAAAGACTAACTGACCaaataaaaatttgcttaaaatgtattcaccctgAGTCATTCCCTTGCCtaccactggatcctctgcagtgaatgggagccatcagatatatatatatatatatatatatatatatatatatatatatatatatatatatatatatatatatatatatatatatagggcgcTCCCTCCAAGAAGGCAGGGGtggcagtgtctcctcaaaaaattggatgacaaaataatcgatattagaaacataaattgcaaatattactaaatatggcattaaaagtataaaagtcgcttgtttttataaagtaaaactgtccaacagcgacacacACAGGTAAAGTTAGAGCAGAGGCTTGCCTCCCTTCAGTCCATAGGCTTACAATAGAGACCCCTTAACGTGCCGTGACTTTTCTGGGttgtaattgagaatgaatgggggaaagccacatgagaggaggcaatgcctccataGCGCTATAATTGGATATGATCGGttatgattaaatgtaattgttttttgcgataaatcccgcctcttgttTTCGTGCGAGCTCTTGGCTGAATGAAGAAAATTATGGTGTTATTGACTTCTTATAAAGTAAGTAAATAACTCTCCCGCTTAAATACCACTATTAACTACTAATGTGTCATGTCAAAACGGGGGCGGAGCCAGGCGGTGGCCTGGGGTGGCCGTGGCCACCACTGACGAAAGCTTGGCCACCCCTTTGGCCACCCCAATCAAAACTGCaatttttgtccctttttttgttgacaagaaatgtatttattaagatGCGGAACCACCGTCTCTCTTTATGAACACATCAAATGGGAGAATTTTCAGACGCACACTTCAGCTTCACCTCAGCGTCACCTCTGCGTTAGGCGCGAGTCAAACGAGCGAGGAAAAGCTACAGCAGCCAAatcagcttcagtagaacaataTCTAAAGGGctgaattaaaaacagaaagtGACATAACATGCCTAATGCTATTACAATGCATGCTTTAACATTACACAACCAGGCCATCATCATTACACAAGGACACTCATTCAAACTGTTTACACAACATCCAGAGTTCTTCAAAGCACATTTACACCCAAATGACCCAAAAAGCATCAGCTCAGTGACAATaagcaaaccatttttttttaatgcttaagtAAATATCCTTGGTGTTTGCTTTGCATATGTTAATTGCATTCAGTTCGAGTCGTATTTGCCTGACTCATTACATTCAGTGCGGCTCCAGCTGTTTCAGGTGTAATTAATGCAAACTCTCTCAGACTCTTTAAGGACTCTCCATGTGGAGCGAGCAGAGGTTTTGAAGGACTAGCTCGCGGATCGGCTTTCCTGCATACTAATGCATCCAGAGCATGCACTTGTTGACTTGAAAGGAAAAGAGGGCATACGCTAAAGAGGTAAACATGATCAATCCAATAAATGACCCCTGACCAGAGAGCAAGAGCCGCTCTAGCCAAGTAATCTCAGACAACAAAAACCCAAGTGGTCCCACTGGTACCATCACTGTCTGACATGTCTGTAATACACGTCTTCCGCTCCACTGCAAGTGTTGAAGATATTAGGGTGGGCACCGAGGGACCTCTGACAACCGCCCCCCCTAGCGAAAACAGTCAAGCTGAAGGACTAAATCAATGTGAGAGATGCTGCAGACATATTGTGCAAATAATTTCTGGCTCATGCAGCTTTCATACAAGATAGGAAGAATCATATGAGATATGACAAATGATAATCTCCTGatttaaaagacagaaaaagcaTGCAATGTAAAGAAACCCTGTTTATCTTTATATAAAGATTCTGGTTTGTCTTCTAAAACCCTTTATAAGCATGACTGTGCTATTTTAACGAATCAGGTTTTCTCCTCCTCTCTGGATATAATGTGGTTCAGCTTGAGAAGCTCTAATAGGGGCATGTAATTAGACTCTTTGCATAGATGCTGTCTCTGTACAAAGAGCTCCGGCAGGTTCACCACTGCATTTTATTAACTTGACAGTTTAACTttaaggatgaaaaaaaaaaaaaaaatcccagcatCTCAGAGTAAGGCTCAAATTAGCCCAACAGCAGTAAACACAATTACCCACTTTAAAACAATTCTGACACTAATTAGACCACCAATGAATTACTTTAAAGTTCATGTTTATCTCAAATAACACCACAGTGCTTAGGAAAAAAATAAGATAGCAACCTGACAAAATATtcgtaaattaaatttgtttagaaaaataatataaatatattgcatgtctttatctgtgtttgttttcattatttagcatatttaataTCCACTATCATTTCAGAATATAAAGATACTGATGTGAAAAAAGACTGTGCTGATCTAagtttaataacttttaataataataataatatattatctatctatctatctatctatctatctatctatctatctatctatctatctatctatctatctatctatctatctatctatctatctatctatctatctatcatctgtccatctatctgtctgtctgtctatctgtatatgtatgtacatatgcatgtgtatgtatgtatatacaaatcTGACTTTCGTGAAAACGCACTCaagaaaattctgaaaatgttttgcattcagcataaataaatttgactgaaaAATTATCaggaattaaaatgaataaattatagatgaaggggaaaaaatggataaaaatttGAAAAGTCATATGTGATTTGAAGCAGATGTctacaatgaatgaatgaaaaaaaaatctgacaccCTCccctttcatatttcatataatagGCTGCATTAATAATAGACTTTTCATTATTATGTGATGGCTTGCACGCAGAATgtgaatttactgtataaaataaaataaaataaaataaaaaataaaataaaataaaaaataaaataaaatatgattagatGGTCTAACATTTTTTTACAACCTCGACACCATTTTccataatgcataaataatatatcTCACGTttctaataatacaatttaataattaactgaacatataataaataatacattattatgctatatattatatataatggttTGCTGTCCAACAAATGTGAATTTACCTATTTATATTGGTTATTtcacgaatgaatgaatgaatcccaGTCCAGACGTCCTCATCCCTCTTGTTATCCTTTCAGAGTCTTTTCCCATAATGCAACAGTCAACAAAGGAAGAGGGAGAGAAACGGATTGTAGCCAAAGTGGCTAGCTAGcacaaaaaaagaggaagagagaaatgGGGCTGTCATGAAACTTTAAGGAATGTTTCTCTCATTAAACGGGCAAAAACAGCCTTGGCTCATCACGTGCATGAGATGATGACAGACCACGAGCAGTGGGTGTTTATGTGGTTAAGCAGCTCTTGTTCGTACGCCGGATCTGTTACTGGGTTAAAGTTAGCTTAGCAGCTGTTTATTATCAGCACGCTAATGATAAATGCAACCCTCGTCGTCAGATTTACAGACACGTTCGACCCAGATCCATCTTTCTGAAGCAGGAAAGGGGGATTAAGCTCTATTTAAAGTGGTAAGTGGACATAATTTGTTATATTAACGTTACACTCTTAATTTGTGTCGGACACGAAGAATGTCCCGTAGCCTGCTAACGTTAGCTAAGTCAGCTCATTTCAGGCCTGTTCATTTTGCGAGACAAAGTTACAGAGTTTGATCTGACTGTCCAAACTTAAAAACGTATTATAACagattaacatttacattttttttgtcctgtGTTGCTTTATGGTTATTGAGTTCGATACAGTCGTATCGTATTCAagctaaatgtgtttatataaaggCCTGTGTCAGTTCTGCAGTAAACTGCTCTTTTTGAGGAACACCATGGACgattataattaagtaaatgcaTTCAAAGCAAtactttttgattttaaattttgtgaAGGACGTGTATGTAAACTGATCTATTGGTTTTATGTCAACACATTATTTATAATTGCTGACAgtttagtaaaattatatataatattttattgacaCTGTCAATAATACGTTGTTACACATATTTGAAATGTTAACTTTGACTCATCTGACAGCCTAACTTgacatcaaatattttttaaaagtaagttAATTGTGTGAAAAGTGCAAACCAGTAGTAAACAAGTactaattgtgtttttgtggatataagcattattaataaatgtgatttGTGGAATTGGCATTGCAAACTGAATACATTAAAAACTAGATAATGAGTATAATAATCTAGTTAAATGTAGGTATTTGTAGCTTTGTTTGGTTCTCATGGTCATGGAAATTATACAATTATCAGATAATATTGAAATCAGTTTTCAGGTTTTTTAAGAAGgaaagaaactgaaaatataaagatgtgaaataaaaaggaagtaaacactaaCCAACAGTGCACTCAATAATCTGGTATGGGAATCACATTTCTCAAATCAAGGCAATGCTCATTTTACATACAATTTATAGATTTTCTGAATGTCAGCAGTtgttatttcactttttaaatgatgTCTTCTCTCACATTTTGCAGATGATGAAGGCTTTGGCGTTCACATGATTGAGATTTCCCAGTCACATGGCCAGACTCTGCGGTTAGCATCCTTTGGTCAGCAGATAGGACCGTCCCATGCCCTCACCTGACTGGGTGTACAAGGATGAAGAAGATCAGTCTGAAGACGATCAGAAAATCACTTAACATAAAGGGCAAAGAAGATGGGGATTTTGTCATGCTCCAGCAGCCATCATTAGCGGCTGAGTTCACCAAGGATGACTCTCTCTTCGGAGGCTGTTACACCAAAGGGCTGGTAGGTTGCGATCTTAATGGGGAGGATGAGAAGGGTCATAAGAACCGATCGAAGAGCGAAAGTCTTATGGGCACTCTAAAGAGGAGACTGTCTACCAAACAGAAATCGAAAGTCAAAGGAGGCTCCACCTCGGTGGGCTCTGGAGATGATGACGACACCTTCTCTTCCTCATCTGTCCCGATAAGCTTTAATGAAGTCAAAGCCCAGCGGCCCTTAAGATCCTCGTCCCTCCGAAGCCATCATTACAGCCCTTCTCCGTGGCCTTTCCGGCCAGTCGTCTCTGATGAGGCTTGCATCAAGATGGAGGTGAAAGTCAAAGCTATGGTCCACTCCCCCAATCCCAGTCCCTCCCTCAATGGCATCAGAAAGGAGTTCCATGACATCCAATTAGAAGGTTTGTTCCAGGATCAGAGCGAGTCTCTGAAGGACATGGATACACAGAGTGGCAACTTGCATTTGAACATTGAGGATCACGTGCCTATTGGACTCACACCTCAGGACTACATCCAGTACACAATGCCTTTAGATGAGGGAATGTTCCCAGATTCGTCCCAATCCTTCTGCTTGGATGGTCCCTCGCCAATGGAAGTGGTCGATCAGGTCGAATCTAGCTCGTTGCACGTGGATCAGGGCCCGCATGACCACAATCTCATGCCATCGGACATTCTCATGGAGCAGGCGGTGAACGGACACCTTCCTGGTACTCCGGCGATGGTCCTTTCCAATTCCAGAGCTGACACACCTTTATTTTCTCCTTCCCTGTCACCTCTTTCCAACAACGATATTCCGAGGACCCTCTCTGGGTTCAGTGGTGCAGACTCTCATGTTGTTGAGAGAGTGAGGCACCACCTGAACTTTGACCCCAATTCCGCTCCTGGTGTTAGCAGGGTGTACGATTCTTTCCAAAGCAGCGGAACCATGGTTGTAACAAGCCTTACGGAGGAACTTAAAAAACTGGCCAAGCAGGGTTGGTACTGGGGACCTATAACTCGATGGGAGGCTGAGGAGAAGCTCATCAACCTTCCAGACGGCTCTTTTTTGGTGAGGGACAGTTCAGATGATCGCTATCTACTCAGCCTGAGCTTTCGGTCACAGGGAAAGACGCTTCATACCAGGATTGAACATTCGAACGGCAGATTCAGCTTTTACGAGCAGCCTGACGTGGAAGGTCACACTTCCATCGTAGATCTCATCGAGCTCTCTATAAAAGACTCTGAAAACGGCGCGTTCTGTTACTCCAGATCCCGTCTGCCGGGGTCTGCCATGTACCCCGTTCGCTTGACCAATCCCGTCTCGCGGTTCATGCAAGTCCGTTCCCTGCAATATCTTTGCCGCTTTGTCATCCGACAGTACACGCGAATAGATTTGATTCAGAAACTGCCTTtaccaaacaaaatgaaagattATTTGCAGGAGAAGCACTACTGAACGGACTGTAGTGGGATATGGTAGTAAATTGCACTTTTTGTTGAATGGCGCGTTCTTAAAACAGTTTACATATATGGAGGTCAGGTGATCAGTTGCGTAGGTTGACTATCCGATCTTCCCACAGATATATGCGGTTAATTTGTTGTTGCTCATATttagtgttttacattttgcaGGTCTTTTCGGAGCAACGTGGTAAGTCTAGAAACCATTTAGCATTGGAATGCCATGCCTAATACACATTCATATTGATTATATGAATACGTTTTGCAGTAATGCTAAAACTCTTATCAAAGCTTGGATTTGAGGATCGGATGTTGCATTAATGTGCTTCATTCTTCAATAGTTTTGCTGTGGtgtaaaggtgtggtcacattggCAAAATTTCGTGAGCAAAAGAGGTCTATTTTCAGTAGTGAAGCACAGCTAATATAGAAATATAGCATCTTTCTATTGGTCAGTGTCGCAAATCTATTGCGAAATCTGCGTGAGGAAATCTTTCGCAATTCCCAATCGTGTcgattcctattgaaattactGGGTTTTCTGTCATGAAAAATTCACCGAGCAATGATGAATGTGATCGCACCTTTACAGCGAATTTGCTTTTCTCTGGAAATATGATGTCAGCCATGTTTTTGGCATGTTTTGATAGTTTTCCTTCTACAGATCGGTACTTTTAATGAAACTTGCGAATATGCTGGATGACTGAATTTTGGTGAAATACAGTTATAATGTCGAATGCGTCAAAGTTCGACAGACAACTTTTGTAAGAGAAGTATTTATTTGGGATTAATGTTCTACATTTATTAGAGgttaacagtaaaacatttattcgTCCATTAGACTTTTGTAGATCTGTGCAACAACAAATTCGGTTCAGTCAGGTATGAGAAGGCCGCAAAAGAAAGGACTGTGAATCACATCCAAAATGTTATAGAAGAATACATGCGGAATGCTACGAATCTGTGATGTTATATGAAAAGGGAGATGGTAGAGAACAAaagaggttttgtttttttatttctgttgtatAGTGTGGTTTATACAGTATTCTTTTCTGTCTAAatcgttaaagggatactccaccccaaaataaaaattttgtcattaatcacttatccccatgtcgttccaagcccgtaGAAGCTTCAtgcatcttcggaacacaatttaagatattttgaatgaaaaccagggggtctgtgactgtcccatagactgccatgtaaataagtgtcaaggtccataaaaaggtatgaaagacatcgccagaatagtccatctgccatcagacatgc
Proteins encoded in this window:
- the LOC109058536 gene encoding suppressor of cytokine signaling 6; this encodes MKKISLKTIRKSLNIKGKEDGDFVMLQQPSLAAEFTKDDSLFGGCYTKGLVGCDLNGEDEKGHKNRSKSESLMGTLKRRLSTKQKSKVKGGSTSVGSGDDDDTFSSSSVPISFNEVKAQRPLRSSSLRSHHYSPSPWPFRPVVSDEACIKMEVKVKAMVHSPNPSPSLNGIRKEFHDIQLEGLFQDQSESLKDMDTQSGNLHLNIEDHVPIGLTPQDYIQYTMPLDEGMFPDSSQSFCLDGPSPMEVVDQVESSSLHVDQGPHDHNLMPSDILMEQAVNGHLPGTPAMVLSNSRADTPLFSPSLSPLSNNDIPRTLSGFSGADSHVVERVRHHLNFDPNSAPGVSRVYDSFQSSGTMVVTSLTEELKKLAKQGWYWGPITRWEAEEKLINLPDGSFLVRDSSDDRYLLSLSFRSQGKTLHTRIEHSNGRFSFYEQPDVEGHTSIVDLIELSIKDSENGAFCYSRSRLPGSAMYPVRLTNPVSRFMQVRSLQYLCRFVIRQYTRIDLIQKLPLPNKMKDYLQEKHY